A single window of Nocardioides kongjuensis DNA harbors:
- a CDS encoding DUF5719 family protein, producing MSESKPAGRRAAVVRRRRVDVLVALAILLPTVVALALGAIGDEQSPVAGPQPPGTAELTSATVVCPGGTRATSSTRVGRAPGVAGGELEVLTAPADGAEAVPGAPVTADTAGSAVVPDSSGPVVLDGRGAAAPGVVAGRDDPLAVPECRAPAYDEWLVGLGATARYATTLELVNPDDGEAVVDVALSDADGPVEEPALRGIQVPAHGVHRIDLAASAPRRELTAAHVTVTRGRVTLTARTTRDQLGRGRVTTDFLPTQAAPDTDNLILGLPAGARGASLLVANPGDDEVRARVRLVTAEATFTPTDAPEVAVGPHAMQEVDLGPLLSGDNGTGVVGLVVESEDPVVASVRLVSRKDLVLLAPAIEVREPTAAVLPTGEKTLLLGHALRTGVVHVTSYDADGTVLREDQVEVAPDRAASLALPPEAVLVAVEPRNTRIAGVVSMPTGGAQPGLATLRLRPAETHARIPVVSPD from the coding sequence ATGAGTGAGTCCAAGCCCGCAGGCCGCCGCGCGGCAGTCGTCCGCCGTCGGCGGGTCGACGTCCTGGTGGCCCTGGCGATCCTGCTGCCCACCGTCGTCGCCCTCGCGCTCGGGGCGATCGGCGACGAGCAGTCGCCCGTCGCCGGGCCGCAGCCGCCGGGCACCGCCGAGCTCACCTCCGCCACCGTCGTGTGCCCGGGCGGCACCCGCGCGACGAGCTCGACGCGGGTCGGCCGCGCGCCCGGTGTCGCCGGCGGCGAGCTCGAGGTGCTCACCGCCCCGGCAGACGGTGCCGAGGCGGTCCCGGGGGCTCCGGTCACCGCCGACACGGCGGGCTCGGCCGTCGTACCGGACAGCTCGGGTCCGGTCGTCCTCGACGGTCGCGGCGCTGCCGCCCCCGGCGTCGTCGCCGGCCGCGACGACCCGCTGGCCGTCCCCGAGTGCCGCGCCCCGGCGTACGACGAGTGGCTGGTCGGCCTCGGTGCCACCGCCCGCTACGCCACCACCCTCGAGCTGGTGAACCCCGACGACGGCGAGGCGGTCGTCGACGTGGCGCTGTCCGACGCCGACGGTCCGGTCGAGGAGCCCGCCCTGCGGGGCATCCAGGTCCCGGCGCACGGCGTGCACCGGATCGACCTGGCCGCCTCGGCGCCGCGTCGCGAGCTGACCGCCGCCCACGTCACCGTGACCCGGGGCCGGGTGACCCTGACCGCCCGCACCACGCGGGACCAGCTCGGCCGCGGCCGCGTCACCACCGACTTCCTCCCGACGCAGGCCGCGCCCGACACCGACAACCTGATCCTGGGCCTACCGGCGGGCGCGCGCGGCGCCTCGCTGCTCGTGGCCAACCCGGGCGACGACGAGGTCCGGGCGCGGGTCCGGCTGGTGACCGCCGAGGCGACCTTCACCCCCACCGATGCGCCGGAGGTCGCCGTCGGGCCGCACGCGATGCAGGAGGTCGACCTCGGCCCGCTGCTCTCCGGCGACAACGGCACCGGGGTGGTCGGTCTCGTCGTCGAGTCCGAGGACCCGGTCGTGGCGTCGGTGCGGCTGGTGTCGCGCAAGGACCTGGTCCTGCTCGCGCCTGCGATCGAGGTCCGCGAGCCCACGGCCGCGGTGCTGCCGACGGGCGAGAAGACCCTCCTGCTCGGCCACGCCCTGCGCACCGGCGTCGTCCACGTCACGTCGTACGACGCCGACGGGACGGTCCTGCGTGAGGACCAGGTCGAGGTCGCTCCCGACCGGGCCGCGTCCCTGGCGCTGCCGCCGGAGGCCGTCCTCGTGGCGGTCGAGCCCCGCAACACCCGGATCGCAGGGGTCGTCTCGATGCCGACCGGCGGCGCCCAGCCGGGCCTCGCGACGCTGCGTCTGCGGCCGGCCGAGACCCACGCCCGGATCCCGGTCGTCTCGCCCGACTGA
- a CDS encoding metallopeptidase family protein, whose product MTERDELVPRRRRDRRGRGMRGPAVQPLAATGHRPPLPRSRREVFDKIMLDVVTDIDARWSEHLGLVEYAVEDAPQLPDDWDSGRVPLSSLVRGSGTTPTRLVVFRRPLEHRAADRADLEAIVLALVVEQVAELLGIEPHDVDPRYPSDLDDD is encoded by the coding sequence GTGACGGAGCGCGATGAGCTGGTCCCCCGCCGACGCCGCGACCGGCGCGGGCGCGGGATGCGCGGTCCGGCGGTGCAGCCGCTGGCCGCGACCGGGCACCGGCCGCCGTTGCCGCGCAGCCGGCGCGAGGTGTTCGACAAGATCATGCTCGACGTCGTCACCGACATCGACGCGCGCTGGTCCGAGCACCTCGGCCTGGTGGAGTACGCCGTCGAGGACGCACCGCAGCTGCCCGACGACTGGGACTCGGGGCGCGTGCCGCTGTCCTCGCTCGTGCGCGGCTCGGGCACGACGCCGACCCGGCTGGTGGTGTTCCGCCGTCCGCTCGAGCACCGCGCGGCCGACCGGGCCGACCTCGAGGCCATCGTGCTGGCGCTCGTGGTCGAGCAGGTCGCCGAGCTGCTCGGCATCGAGCCGCACGACGTGGACCCGCGCTACCCCTCCGACCTCGACGACGACTGA
- a CDS encoding DUF3499 domain-containing protein, producing MSVTANAGPQSLRTCSRTACGRRAVATLTYVYADSTAVLGPLATYAEPHAYDLCDVHSERLSAPRGWEVVRLSLGTQQPGPSNDDLLALADAVREAARPVRREPVEAPREPGREVARKGHLRMLTTD from the coding sequence GTGAGTGTGACGGCGAACGCGGGACCGCAGAGCCTGCGAACCTGCTCGCGCACGGCCTGCGGCCGGCGCGCGGTCGCCACGCTGACCTACGTGTACGCCGACTCCACCGCCGTCCTCGGCCCGCTGGCGACGTACGCCGAGCCGCACGCCTACGACCTGTGCGACGTCCACAGCGAGCGGCTGTCGGCCCCCCGCGGCTGGGAGGTGGTCCGGCTCTCCCTCGGCACCCAGCAGCCCGGCCCCAGCAACGACGACCTGCTCGCGCTCGCCGACGCGGTCCGCGAGGCCGCCCGCCCGGTCCGGCGCGAGCCGGTCGAGGCGCCGCGTGAGCCCGGTCGCGAGGTGGCCCGCAAGGGGCACCTGAGGATGCTCACCACCGACTGA
- a CDS encoding phosphomannomutase/phosphoglucomutase, with translation MATTSPDNLGKVFKAYDVRGLVGEQLDEELARATGAAYVEVLGVDAMVIGYDMRPSSPSLAGAFAEGATAAGADVTMIGLASTDQLYFASGHLGLPGAMFTASHNPAAYNGIKMCRALAQPVGMESGLAEIRDRVAAGVSTGGGPQRSIGAISSHDVLQAYAAHLLTLAPVTGRRLKVVVDAGNGMAGHTAPAVFGRLADQVEMVPLYFELDGTFPHHEANPIEPDNLVDLQKAVIAEQADIGLAFDGDADRCFLVDERGELVSPSTLTALIAARELAKEPGATVIHNLITSRAVPEIVTELGGTPVRTRVGHSYIKATMAETGAIFGGEHSGHFYFRDFWRADSGMLAALHAMAALAESNRPLSELLASYARYPLSGEINSTVADQDAVLAALEASYGGRDGVSIDKLDGLSVSHQDWAFNVRASNTEPLLRLNVEGKDETTMARVRDEVLAIIRSGK, from the coding sequence ATGGCCACGACCAGTCCTGACAACCTCGGCAAGGTCTTCAAGGCCTACGACGTGCGCGGCCTCGTGGGTGAGCAGCTCGACGAGGAGCTGGCGCGCGCGACCGGTGCGGCATACGTCGAGGTGCTCGGCGTCGACGCGATGGTGATCGGCTACGACATGCGGCCCAGCTCGCCGTCGCTCGCGGGCGCCTTCGCCGAGGGCGCCACCGCTGCCGGCGCCGACGTGACGATGATCGGCCTGGCCTCGACCGACCAGCTGTACTTCGCGTCCGGGCACCTCGGCCTGCCCGGCGCCATGTTCACTGCGAGCCACAACCCGGCGGCCTACAACGGCATCAAGATGTGCCGTGCCCTCGCGCAGCCGGTCGGCATGGAGAGCGGCCTCGCCGAGATCCGCGACCGGGTCGCCGCCGGGGTCTCGACCGGCGGGGGACCGCAGCGGAGCATCGGGGCGATCAGCTCCCACGACGTGCTGCAGGCGTACGCCGCCCACCTGCTCACCCTCGCCCCGGTGACCGGGCGCAGGCTGAAGGTCGTCGTCGACGCCGGCAACGGCATGGCCGGCCACACCGCGCCCGCCGTCTTCGGCCGCCTCGCCGACCAGGTCGAGATGGTGCCGCTCTACTTCGAGCTCGACGGCACCTTCCCCCACCACGAGGCGAACCCGATCGAGCCGGACAACCTGGTCGACCTGCAGAAGGCGGTCATCGCCGAGCAGGCCGACATCGGCCTGGCCTTCGACGGCGACGCCGACCGCTGCTTCCTCGTCGACGAGCGTGGCGAGCTGGTCTCGCCGTCCACGCTGACCGCCCTCATCGCCGCCCGCGAGCTCGCCAAGGAGCCGGGCGCCACGGTGATCCACAACCTGATCACCTCGCGCGCCGTGCCCGAGATCGTCACCGAGCTGGGCGGCACCCCGGTCCGCACCCGCGTCGGGCACTCCTACATCAAGGCCACGATGGCCGAGACCGGGGCGATCTTCGGCGGCGAGCACAGTGGCCACTTCTACTTCCGCGACTTCTGGCGCGCCGACTCCGGCATGCTCGCCGCGCTGCACGCGATGGCGGCGCTGGCCGAGTCCAACCGGCCGCTCTCCGAGCTGCTGGCCAGCTACGCCCGCTACCCGCTCAGCGGTGAGATCAACAGCACCGTCGCCGACCAGGACGCGGTGCTCGCCGCGCTGGAGGCGTCGTACGGTGGCCGGGACGGGGTGAGCATCGACAAGCTCGACGGTCTCAGCGTCAGCCACCAGGACTGGGCGTTCAACGTGCGCGCCTCGAACACCGAGCCGCTGCTGCGGCTCAACGTCGAAGGAAAGGACGAGACCACCATGGCCCGAGTCCGGGACGAGGTCCTCGCGATCATCCGGAGTGGCAAGTGA
- a CDS encoding Trm112 family protein has product MSAAQGGISPELLAIIVCPSCKGDLAVTPAGESVELVCQGCGLAYPVRDGIPVLLVDEARKPA; this is encoded by the coding sequence GTGAGCGCCGCGCAGGGCGGGATCTCGCCCGAGCTGCTGGCGATCATCGTGTGCCCCTCCTGCAAGGGCGACCTCGCGGTGACGCCCGCGGGGGAGTCCGTCGAGCTGGTGTGCCAGGGCTGCGGCCTCGCGTACCCGGTGCGCGACGGCATCCCGGTCCTGCTGGTCGACGAGGCCCGTAAGCCGGCCTGA
- a CDS encoding SIS domain-containing protein: MVWFDESRLDDEAALATADLRLRTLAESGARVRREVGDSAEAIAEAVARSIETRPRAVIAAGPDSRLLRAVLEPFCPVPFVAWPSPALPGWAGSLDLVVVLAPEGADPGTALAVAEAARRGCQLVVAAPRGSMVAEHVTGRWTTLLPTSTGDQLATAVAMLSFLDRVHLGPSAEPEAVSEALDAVAIACSPNRDISINPAKMLAISLADAAPLVWGGSVLAARAARRIAESIRRTSGRTALAGDAEHLLPVIEAARPRNVFADPVADGTGDRRPVLVMLDDGVDDPVVRDQRQRLEDAARSKDVRIEHVASEATGEVARYASLLLSGTYAAEYLRLGLVDD; the protein is encoded by the coding sequence ATGGTCTGGTTCGACGAGTCCCGGCTGGACGACGAGGCGGCGCTCGCCACCGCCGACCTGCGGTTGCGCACGCTCGCGGAGTCCGGCGCCCGGGTGCGCCGGGAGGTCGGTGACTCCGCCGAGGCCATCGCCGAGGCGGTGGCCCGTTCGATCGAGACCCGCCCGCGTGCGGTGATCGCCGCCGGGCCCGACTCCCGCCTGCTGCGGGCCGTGCTCGAGCCGTTCTGCCCCGTGCCGTTCGTGGCCTGGCCCTCGCCGGCCCTGCCCGGCTGGGCCGGCAGCCTCGACCTCGTCGTGGTGCTCGCTCCGGAGGGAGCCGACCCCGGCACGGCGCTGGCCGTCGCCGAGGCCGCGCGCCGCGGCTGCCAGCTCGTCGTGGCCGCGCCGCGAGGGTCGATGGTCGCCGAGCACGTGACCGGCCGATGGACCACGCTGCTGCCCACGAGCACCGGCGACCAGCTCGCGACCGCCGTCGCGATGCTGTCCTTCCTCGACCGCGTGCACCTCGGGCCGAGCGCCGAGCCGGAGGCCGTGTCCGAGGCCCTCGACGCGGTTGCCATCGCCTGCTCGCCGAACCGCGACATCTCGATCAACCCTGCGAAGATGCTGGCCATCTCGCTCGCCGACGCCGCTCCGCTGGTCTGGGGTGGCTCCGTGCTCGCGGCCCGGGCCGCGCGCCGGATCGCCGAGTCGATCCGCCGCACCTCCGGGCGCACCGCGCTCGCCGGCGACGCCGAGCACCTCCTCCCCGTGATCGAGGCCGCCCGCCCGCGCAACGTGTTCGCCGACCCGGTCGCCGACGGCACGGGCGATCGCCGTCCGGTGCTGGTCATGCTCGACGACGGCGTCGACGACCCGGTCGTCCGCGACCAGCGCCAGCGGCTCGAGGACGCTGCCCGCAGCAAGGACGTCCGGATCGAGCACGTCGCCTCCGAGGCGACCGGCGAGGTGGCCCGCTACGCGTCGCTGCTGCTGAGCGGGACGTACGCCGCGGAGTACCTGCGCCTGGGCCTCGTGGACGACTGA